GGTCTTCAGTGCGGCTTCGGCTGCAGGGGCATACGGCGCGCTCAGAGGCAAATTGCGGTTTACCGCCACTGGGCGGAGCATCTGGCTGGCCGAGGATATGACAAACACTGGCGCAAGATCGGCGTCATAAGAGTCCAGGTCGAACGGGCTCTCTTCGAGGGCTTCGTCTTCCGTTTCATTCCCGATTTCGCTTGCCTCGGGCGGCGTCGCGACGACTGCGCCGCCCTGCACCAAGACCCCGCTGCGTGCCACCCACTGCTGGCCGACATCCTTCAAGTCCTCGGGAAGCGGGAAGCCCTGCCACTGCAGCTGTTGCGCCAGGCGGTAGCGCAGGGCCAGGTCGTTGTGGGCCTGGAATTCCCGCTTGACCGCCTGGTAAGTTCCTACGGCGAGGATGGCGATCAGGAGTAGCGAAGCCAGGATGTACAGGAACGTGAGCCGTAAGCGAAGACTCCTAAACACGATCCCGCTCCAACCTGTAGCCGACACCTCGGATCGTCTGGAGAGGATCGGCGGCACCCGGCCGGTCCAACTTCTGCCTGAGATAGGAAACGTAGACGTCCACCAGGCTGGGCTGGACCTCGGCCTTGTACGACCAGACGTAGTCCAGGATCTGCTGGCGTGTCAATGTCTGATCCGGGTGACGCATGAAGCATTCGAGCAGCTTCCACTCGGTGGTGGTGAGATCCAGGGGCTTGTCTCCGCGGCGAGCCACGTGGGCCCGCTGGTCAAGCACGAGCTCGCCGAGGCGCAGCTCCCAGGCATCCGTGGACTCGGATGTAAACCGCCGGCCTAGGGCCCGCACGCGCGCCAGCAGCTCGTCGAATTCGAAGGGTTTGACCATGTAGTCATCGGCGCCGCTGTCCAGCCCGGCCACGCGATCCTCGATTTGGCCGCGTGCGGTCAAGAGCAGGATGGCGATGGGCAGGTGCGCCGCTCGCAGGGAGCGGCAGATGGAAGGGCCGTCTCGCCCGGGAAGCATCCAATCCACGATCGCTACCTGATCCATGCCGCGCAGGGCGAGCTCCAGGCCGGTCTCGCCGTCGTGGGCGACGTCGACGTCAAGTCCTTCCTCGGTCAGGACCTGCTCCATCAGGCGCGCAAGGCGCTGGTCATCTTCAATGACAAGGACTCGCATCCGACCTCCTCCGGAATTCTGGGGCCGATGGGATGGAGGAAGATTGGAGACACCCCAGCGATTCTCCAAGGGGACTCCAAGAGAACGGCCCCCCCGCCACCGGGGCCAGGTGACTTCGGCGAAATCGCGGAGCGGGAACAGCGTTTTCCAAGGTGCCCACCCCGAGAAGGCCCGGTTCGACCGCGCCTCTATCCCGGACTTCCCCTGATTCTCTGGCCATAACCGGTGTCTGCTCCACAGGCCTGCCGCCCAGCCCGCGGCGGTCGGTTGCGGCGGCCCGGCTCGGGCAGGGGAGAGATTGGGAAATCCTTGAAGATTCTGCCCGCCGGATCAAGGGATTGTCAAGCTCCAACTGGCAGACTTCTGACAGCTTGCCAGAACCATTGTGGCACACAATCGAAGGAGGAAGACATGATCCGCAAGAATGCACTGCTTATGGCTTCGGCGCTGACCGCTTTCGTGCTCGTCATGGTCGGCGGAATCGCCGGTCGCCTCTCGAATGTGGCTTCGGCGGAAGAGTCCCAGCCGTCGACCCCTGCAGCGGTCCTTGATGATGCGGCGCTGGCTGCGTTGCTGCAGGAACGCGAAGGTGTCTATCGGGACATGATCGACCAGGCCAATCAGTTGCTGGCAGCGACGGCAACCGCCCCGGCTGCGCCCACCTTCCCCATCAACGCCGACACGGCCGTGGCCATTGTGCTCACCACCGTCCGCGGCGGGTCGCTGGAGAAGCCGCCTGAGCTTGTTGACTATATGGGTGCCGCTGCCTATGAGGTTTCCCTGACCCAGGGGCTGGTGTACGTTGACGCCAACACCGGCAAGATCCTGGCGAACGGCGCCATCCCGCAGGTTGTAGTCGTGGGAGACAATGCTGGTGGCAACGGCGGAGGCGGCCAGGGTCATTCGGGCGACTATGATGACCAGCACGAAGAAGAGGATAGTGGCGGCGATGACTGAGTCGGCGCCGAGCAGGAGGTGGCCAAGATGAGCGAACGCAAGCCAGGATCCAAACGCCCATCCGGCGTGACCGAGGTCAAGCTGCTGATCACAACCGGCACCCTAGCGGTGAGCTTGCTCGGCTGGGCGGCCCTGGCCGTGCGCAGTGAAGCCTCCGGGTCGGTCGACCCTGTGGAAGCCAGCCCGCCCGCCGTCCCACCCTCGCTGGCCTTCCTGATGGAGCCACTGCCGACGGTCGTTGTTCCGGAATCGTTGGCAGGGACGATCGGATCGCCGGCGGCCTCGCCGGGGCTGCGTACGGTCGATGCTCCGCCCCCGGTGCAGGTCATCACCATCACCAAGCCGTCGAGCGGCGGACGGTCGAGCGGCGGCGGTTCCGGCCGCACCCAGTCGTCAAAGTGATGGACACGCAGCTTGAACCGATGGTTGAGGTACGCATGCGGGGCGGACTGGCGTCCTGGGAAGTTGCCCTTCCACCAGACCGGGGCGGGGAAATCGATGCCCCGCTGGAAGCTGACTGCAACCCGCAGGTGTCTTTCCGGGCGATGGGTTGCGCCATCCGAGTAGAGCTCGAGACCGAAGACCGGGGCGCATCCCGTCGCCTGAGCCAGGTGGCTGGCTGGTTCGAGACCTGGGAATCCCGGCTCAGCCGCTTCCGCCCGGAGAGCGAGTTGAGCCAGCTGAATGCGCGTGCGGGTGAGGTCATCCCTGTCAGCCCGATGATGTGGCA
The window above is part of the Anaerolineales bacterium genome. Proteins encoded here:
- a CDS encoding FAD:protein FMN transferase, whose protein sequence is MVEVRMRGGLASWEVALPPDRGGEIDAPLEADCNPQVSFRAMGCAIRVELETEDRGASRRLSQVAGWFETWESRLSRFRPESELSQLNARAGEVIPVSPMMW
- a CDS encoding PepSY domain-containing protein → MIRKNALLMASALTAFVLVMVGGIAGRLSNVASAEESQPSTPAAVLDDAALAALLQEREGVYRDMIDQANQLLAATATAPAAPTFPINADTAVAIVLTTVRGGSLEKPPELVDYMGAAAYEVSLTQGLVYVDANTGKILANGAIPQVVVVGDNAGGNGGGGQGHSGDYDDQHEEEDSGGDD
- a CDS encoding response regulator transcription factor, whose amino-acid sequence is MRVLVIEDDQRLARLMEQVLTEEGLDVDVAHDGETGLELALRGMDQVAIVDWMLPGRDGPSICRSLRAAHLPIAILLLTARGQIEDRVAGLDSGADDYMVKPFEFDELLARVRALGRRFTSESTDAWELRLGELVLDQRAHVARRGDKPLDLTTTEWKLLECFMRHPDQTLTRQQILDYVWSYKAEVQPSLVDVYVSYLRQKLDRPGAADPLQTIRGVGYRLERDRV